One Pelagicoccus sp. SDUM812003 DNA window includes the following coding sequences:
- a CDS encoding RNA polymerase sigma-70 factor, translating to MKAKTHSTPRAHQSPFARENSRAATFESYRALLQGIAYRMLGSVAEAEDIVQETYLKWDQTDTQTIANARAWLVTVCSRLSIDRLKSARARRERYVGPWLPEPLLVEESSPADQLAIDDSVSTALLYTLERLSPAERAAFLLHDVFSYGYEEIASILDKTPAACRKLVSRARAAARERKPKFETDPQLHRRLMESFLDAARQGDLAALESLLAQDATLVSDGGGKAFAARKVLQGVAIISKFFVTTSKQAAQSGNVYAHRPTWYNGAPGLIIYENEIPVSAINIHVSENRIQGFFIHRNPDKLATFAR from the coding sequence GTGAAAGCGAAAACCCATTCGACCCCTCGAGCCCATCAAAGCCCATTCGCTCGGGAGAACTCCCGCGCCGCCACCTTCGAAAGCTATCGAGCCCTTCTGCAAGGCATCGCCTACCGCATGCTCGGATCCGTGGCCGAGGCGGAGGACATCGTGCAGGAAACCTACCTGAAATGGGATCAGACCGATACCCAAACCATCGCCAATGCGCGCGCTTGGCTGGTCACGGTCTGCAGCCGCCTCTCCATCGATCGCCTAAAAAGCGCCCGAGCCCGCCGCGAACGCTACGTCGGTCCCTGGCTTCCCGAGCCGCTGCTGGTCGAGGAAAGCAGCCCGGCGGACCAACTGGCCATCGACGACTCCGTTTCCACCGCCTTGCTCTACACCTTGGAACGCTTGAGCCCGGCGGAACGTGCCGCCTTTCTGCTGCACGACGTATTTTCCTATGGATACGAAGAGATCGCATCCATCCTGGACAAAACACCAGCCGCCTGTCGCAAGCTGGTATCCCGGGCTCGGGCCGCCGCTCGCGAGAGAAAGCCGAAATTCGAAACCGACCCTCAGCTGCACCGCCGTCTCATGGAGAGCTTCCTCGATGCGGCCCGCCAAGGCGACCTCGCCGCCCTGGAATCCCTGCTCGCCCAAGACGCTACCTTGGTATCCGACGGAGGCGGAAAAGCCTTCGCCGCAAGAAAGGTCCTGCAAGGCGTCGCCATCATCTCGAAGTTCTTCGTCACCACCAGCAAGCAGGCGGCCCAATCCGGAAACGTCTATGCCCATCGGCCCACGTGGTACAATGGGGCTCCAGGGCTGATAATCTACGAAAACGAAATACCTGTGTCCGCCATCAACATCCACGTGTCTGAAAATCGGATACAAGGATTCTTCATTCATCGCAACCCGGACAAGCTCGCCACCTTCGCCAGGTAG
- a CDS encoding magnesium-dependent phosphatase-1 has translation MAGARRGDWFDAAAHLRLDAAMGESKYKLAVFDLDFTLWDAGGTWCDCLTPPFRKTAQGVLDARSAKVRVYEDALWALERCRELDLDVAVASRTNEPDWARELLDLLELRDRFRWEEIYPSSKVRHFAALKEKSGYIYEEMLFFDDERRNIVEVGALGVRAVHVRDGFRRGVAEKELG, from the coding sequence ATGGCTGGCGCCCGGCGTGGAGACTGGTTTGACGCCGCGGCGCATTTGCGGCTCGATGCGGCCATGGGCGAAAGCAAGTACAAGCTAGCGGTGTTCGATCTCGACTTCACCCTTTGGGATGCAGGGGGCACGTGGTGCGACTGTCTGACGCCGCCCTTTCGGAAAACCGCGCAAGGCGTGCTCGATGCTCGCTCGGCCAAGGTGCGCGTGTACGAGGACGCTCTGTGGGCCTTGGAACGCTGCCGGGAGCTGGATTTGGACGTGGCGGTGGCCTCCAGAACCAACGAGCCGGACTGGGCCCGCGAGCTGCTCGATCTGCTGGAGCTGAGGGATCGCTTTCGTTGGGAGGAAATCTACCCGAGCAGCAAGGTGAGGCACTTCGCGGCCTTGAAGGAGAAAAGTGGATACATCTACGAGGAGATGCTGTTCTTCGATGACGAGCGTCGAAACATCGTGGAAGTGGGGGCGCTTGGAGTGCGGGCGGTGCACGTGCGAGACGGGTTTCGCCGCGGCGTGGCCGAGAAGGAGCTAGGCTAG
- a CDS encoding LysR family transcriptional regulator produces MELYQLRSFVAVAEEGTLAKAAARLFSSQPSISAHIKALEDELGIALFDRSSRGMQITLDGESLLERAYAILKEAKALGDLARNLQSSPSGKLVIGVNSGPDDVPLDSIAESLHRSHPKLQLEFLHSSSGYILKGVLAGEIDVGLHEGEVDSPKILSARFKDNTIRVVASPKFKHAFEGGDWKSLQSLPWVFKTPECSYYQLMERIVKAHELQIERRFIIDEDTTCLRFVRNGAALSIMDEAIVKKELDDGSIIAWDGFSCTLPHSLICLGSRYHERPVQAFYQSAAKFLRLENNK; encoded by the coding sequence ATGGAACTCTACCAACTCAGATCATTCGTCGCCGTAGCCGAAGAAGGCACGCTCGCGAAAGCCGCGGCCCGCCTTTTCTCCAGCCAGCCGTCCATCAGCGCTCACATCAAGGCCCTAGAGGACGAACTAGGCATCGCCCTCTTCGATCGCAGCTCGCGCGGCATGCAGATCACCCTCGATGGGGAGAGCTTGCTCGAACGGGCATACGCCATTCTCAAGGAAGCCAAGGCGCTTGGCGATCTCGCTCGAAACCTGCAATCGAGCCCGTCGGGCAAACTGGTGATCGGCGTGAACAGCGGCCCCGACGACGTGCCACTCGACTCCATCGCGGAATCGCTCCACCGCTCCCATCCGAAGCTGCAACTGGAGTTTCTCCACAGTTCCAGCGGCTACATCCTAAAGGGGGTGCTGGCTGGCGAAATCGACGTCGGACTGCATGAGGGAGAGGTGGACTCGCCGAAAATCCTGAGCGCCCGCTTCAAGGACAATACCATTCGAGTGGTGGCGTCTCCAAAATTCAAACACGCGTTCGAAGGAGGCGACTGGAAGTCGCTGCAATCGCTCCCATGGGTTTTCAAGACCCCGGAGTGCAGCTACTACCAACTCATGGAACGCATCGTCAAAGCTCACGAGCTGCAGATCGAGCGACGCTTCATCATCGACGAAGACACCACTTGCCTTCGCTTCGTGCGCAACGGAGCGGCGCTCTCCATCATGGACGAGGCCATCGTGAAAAAGGAGCTGGACGACGGGAGCATCATCGCCTGGGACGGCTTCAGCTGCACCCTTCCCCACAGCCTGATCTGCCTCGGATCGCGCTACCACGAGCGCCCCGTGCAAGCTTTCTACCAATCAGCGGCAAAATTCCTTCGTCTAGAAAACAACAAGTAA
- a CDS encoding sialate O-acetylesterase, with product MPRITKLASLATLGALLVSSALKADVRLPALFSDHMVLQRDRPIVVWGWADPGESVSVKLQEQRSTIQANLEGKWKATLEGIASGEDLTLTVAGESNTIELSNIAMGDVWICSGQSNMEWPLSKTDRASQDIPKADHANLRLFTVEKEMSFQPLDDVSSSGWRVCRPESAAEFSAVAYYFGKEIHQQTEVPIGLIHSSWGGTDIQTWTSWEVMSQTGEYEDLDPAEMAKSFEEAQANRQRFREAMSKAPGEKRKWMSPKTDVSDWKPVTLPQPWELGEIGAADGIVWYRKSFDIPQALAGSPATLSLTPIDDQDVTYLNGERIGSTSAWDAPRRYNIPRGKLKAGANTLVVKVVDHQGGGGFHGDPNLLFIEADGVKIPLTENWVYRPSVLSSDFGKTIAGPNAYPSLLYNAMIHPLLDFQIAGAIWYQGENNVNHAYRYRSYFTSLIKDWRHGWGWDFPFYWAQLANYMAPQKKPINSAWAELREAQDFALGLPRTGQAVLIDLGEADDIHPRNKRDVGYRLALNALYDTYGMDLVHTGPRFRAMTPKGREMVLSFDHTQGGLHAVNDRYGYLKGFTVAGDDQVFHWAKARIVGDKVIVSSPNVRKVVAVRYAWASNPDDANLYNGEGLPAAPFRTDDWQGVTFGK from the coding sequence ATGCCACGTATCACCAAACTCGCTTCCCTCGCCACGCTGGGCGCCCTCCTCGTAAGCTCCGCCCTAAAGGCCGACGTCCGGCTCCCCGCCCTGTTCTCCGACCACATGGTCCTGCAACGCGATCGGCCGATCGTCGTCTGGGGCTGGGCTGATCCCGGGGAATCGGTGAGCGTAAAGCTTCAGGAACAACGCTCCACGATCCAAGCCAACCTGGAAGGGAAATGGAAAGCGACGCTCGAGGGCATCGCTAGCGGCGAGGACCTCACCCTGACCGTGGCAGGCGAAAGCAACACGATCGAACTTTCGAACATCGCCATGGGAGACGTCTGGATCTGTAGCGGCCAGTCCAACATGGAGTGGCCCTTGAGCAAGACCGATCGGGCCAGCCAAGACATCCCCAAGGCGGACCATGCCAACCTACGCCTTTTCACGGTGGAAAAGGAAATGAGTTTCCAACCGCTTGACGATGTGTCGTCGAGCGGCTGGCGCGTCTGTCGACCAGAGAGCGCGGCCGAGTTTTCCGCAGTTGCCTACTATTTCGGAAAGGAAATCCATCAGCAAACAGAAGTACCCATAGGACTGATACACTCATCCTGGGGCGGAACCGACATCCAAACATGGACTAGCTGGGAAGTCATGTCTCAAACAGGCGAATACGAAGATCTCGATCCGGCAGAGATGGCGAAGTCCTTCGAGGAGGCCCAAGCCAATCGCCAACGGTTTCGCGAAGCCATGAGCAAGGCCCCCGGAGAGAAGAGAAAGTGGATGTCTCCAAAAACCGATGTCAGCGACTGGAAACCCGTCACCCTTCCACAGCCGTGGGAGCTGGGGGAAATCGGGGCCGCCGATGGGATCGTATGGTACCGAAAGAGCTTCGACATCCCTCAAGCCTTGGCTGGCTCCCCCGCTACTCTGAGCCTGACTCCGATAGACGACCAGGATGTCACCTACCTGAATGGGGAACGCATTGGCTCGACCTCGGCCTGGGACGCCCCGCGCCGCTACAACATACCGCGAGGCAAGCTGAAGGCCGGCGCCAATACGCTGGTGGTCAAAGTGGTGGACCATCAAGGCGGAGGAGGATTCCACGGGGACCCCAACCTGCTCTTCATCGAGGCCGACGGAGTGAAGATCCCCTTGACGGAGAATTGGGTCTACCGCCCGTCCGTGCTCTCAAGCGACTTCGGAAAGACCATCGCTGGCCCCAATGCGTATCCATCTCTCCTATACAACGCCATGATCCACCCGCTGCTGGATTTCCAGATCGCCGGTGCGATTTGGTATCAAGGCGAAAACAACGTCAATCACGCCTACCGATACCGTTCGTACTTCACCAGCCTGATAAAGGACTGGCGCCATGGCTGGGGCTGGGATTTCCCTTTCTATTGGGCTCAACTCGCCAACTACATGGCTCCGCAAAAGAAGCCAATCAACTCCGCATGGGCAGAGCTGCGCGAAGCGCAAGACTTCGCGCTCGGACTGCCTCGGACCGGTCAAGCCGTTCTCATCGATCTAGGCGAAGCGGACGACATCCATCCGCGAAACAAGCGAGACGTCGGCTACCGGTTGGCCTTGAACGCTCTCTACGACACCTATGGCATGGATCTGGTTCACACCGGTCCGCGGTTTCGGGCCATGACCCCAAAAGGTCGCGAAATGGTGCTCTCGTTCGATCACACGCAGGGCGGTCTCCACGCCGTGAACGACAGGTACGGCTACCTCAAGGGCTTCACGGTAGCGGGTGATGACCAAGTCTTTCACTGGGCCAAAGCTCGCATTGTCGGAGACAAGGTGATCGTATCCAGCCCCAATGTACGCAAGGTCGTGGCCGTGCGGTACGCCTGGGCGAGCAATCCCGACGATGCGAATCTCTACAATGGCGAGGGACTGCCTGCAGCTCCCTTCCGGACCGATGATTGGCAAGGCGTCACCTTTGGAAAATAG